Sequence from the Corallococcus soli genome:
CTGGGACACGCCCAAGCTCGCGTTCGACCACGCGGACGTGCTCGCCACCGCGCTGCAACGGCTCAAGGGCAAGGTGCGCTACCAGCCCATCGGCTTCGAGCTGCTGCCGCCCAAGTTCACCCTGTCGCAGCTCCAGCGGCTGTATGAGACGGTGCTGGAGCGCGAGCTGGACAAGCGCAACTTCCGCAAGAAGATCCTCGCCATGGACCTGCTGGAGGAGCTGGACGAGGTGGAGCAGGACGTGTCCCACCGCGCCGCCCGCCTCTACCGGTTCGACCACAAGAAGTACAAACAGCTCGAGAAGGCCGGCTTCAACTTCGAGCTCTAGGGGCCTCTCCCACACCTGTTGACGACCGCGCTCCGGAGCACCCCGGAGTGCCGGAGCCGCGCGTCGCCTTGACTTCGTGTCATATGGACACTATGTTGGTGTTGTAGATACACGAAGCCGGGGCGGCCGCCGGTCGCTTCTTCTCCAGCAGGTCCCTGTCGTGCGTGCCCTTCGAGGGCCACGGGAGAGCCATGTCCACGCTGCCCTTCGACGTCGCGGTGGGTTCGGTGCAGGGCCGGGAGCATGCGCGGTCGGGGCGCAACAACCAGGACGCCCTCTGTGTCCGGGAGAGCGAGCACGGGCTGGTGGCGCTGGTGGCGGACGGGTGTGGCAGTCAGCCGTGCAGTGAGCTGGGGGCGCAGCTGGGGGTGCGGCGGCTGGCGCAGGCGGCGCAGGCGCGGCTGGCGCGCGGGGAGGCGGTGGACGGGGAGGGCTTCCTGCCGGGGCTGCGTGACGACCTGCTGGGGCTGCTGGAGGGCCTGGGCGCGGCGCTGGGCCGGGACGTGCTGGGGGACTTCCTCTTCACCATCGTGGGGGCGGTGGTGACGCCCGCGCACACGCTCGTCTTCTCGTCGGGGGACGGGGTGTGGATGCTCAACGGGGCGGTGCACGCGCTGGGGCCGTTCCCAGGCAACGCGCCCCCGTACCTGGCCTATGCGCTCCTGCGTGGCGAGGACGTCCCGCTGGTGTCACGCGCGCTGGTGCCCACCGACGACGTGCACGCGCTGCTGCTGGGCACGGATGGGGTGGGGGACCTGATGGCCCTGGCGGCGGCGCGGCTGCCCGAGCGCGACGAGCCGGTGGGGCCGCTGTCGCGGTTCTGGACGGAGGACCGCTACTTCACGAACCCGGACGCGGTGCGACGGCGGCTCGCGCAGCTCAACCGCGAAGCGGTGCGCGCGGACTTCACGGAGCGGCGGCTGCTGCGCACGCCGGGTCTGCTGTCGGATGACACCACGCTGGTGGTGCTGCGTCGGCGGATGGGGAGGGCGTGAGGCCATGGACCTCTGGCTGGAAGGCAAGAAGCTGCGGTTGGATCCGCAGCGCGCGCTGGGCAAGGGCGGCGAGGCGGATGTGTATGACCTGGGCGACGGACGGGCGCTCAAGGTCTTCAAGCGGCCCGAGCATCCGGACTACCTGGGCCTGACGCACGAACAGGACGCCGCGAAGGCCCGGCTCGCGGAGCACCAGCGCAAGCTGCGCGCCTTTCCCACGGGGCTGCCGGCGCGGGTGGTGACGCCGCAGGCGCTGGCCACGGACCGCAAGGGCACGGAGGTGCGGGGCTATGCGATGCGCAAGCTGGACGGCGCGGAGCCGCTGCGCCGGTGGGGAGAGCCGGCGTTCCGGCGCGCGGGAGGCCGGGCGGCGGACGCGGTGACGGTGCTGGCGGGGCTTCACCGGGTGCTGACGGGGCTGCACGCAGGCGGCGTGGTGGTGGGGGACTTCAACGACCTGAACGTGCTGGTGGTGGGGACGGACGCGTACCTCATCGACGCGGACAGCTTCCAGTTCGGCGGCTACGTCTGCCCGGTGTTCACGGAGAAGTTCCTGGACCCGCTGCGGCTGGACGCGAAGGCCCAGGCGCTGACGCCGGCGCGACCGGCGACGGTGCACAGTGATTGGTATGCCTTCGCCGTCACCGTGATGCAGTCGCTGTTGTGCGTGGGGCCGCAAGGCGGCATCCATCGCCCGAAGGCGCAGGGCGCCCGGCTGAACGCGGTGGCTCGGGTGCTCCAGCGCGTCACCGTCTTCCACCCGGACGTGCAGTACCCCAAGCCCGCGCTGCCCCGGGCGACGCTGCCGGATGACGTGCTGCACCTGTTCCATCAAGTCTTCGTGGAGGACCTCCGCGGCGCGTTCCCGCTGCCGGTGCTGGAGGGGCTGCGCTTCACGGTGTGCGCGTCGTGCGGCGTGGAGCACGCGCGGGCCGCGTGTCCGTCGTGTCAGCCGCACGCGACGGCGGTGGCCACGCCGGTGACGGCGGTGCGGGGGCAGGTGGTGGCGACGCGGAAGTTCACCACCCGGGGCGTGATGGTGCACGCGAGCGCGGACGACGGGACGGTGCGCTTCGTCTACCACGCGGACGGCGCGTACCGGCGCGAGGACGGACGCACGGTGATGCGCGGTGGGCTGGACCCATCGCTGCGCTGGGCGGTGCAGGGGGAGGTGACGCTGCTGGGGCAGGGGGGCCGGGTGGCGGTGTTCACGCCGGGCCGGGCGCCGGAGTTCCTGGGGGTGGACGCCTGTGAGAACAAGCCGGTGTTCGCGGCCAATGCCAGACACCGGTTCTGGGCGGTGGGCGGCGGGCTGTGGCGGGACGGCGCGCATGGGGCGGAGCGCTGGGGGGACGTGCTGGAAGGACAGACGCGGCTGTTCGTGGGGCCCCGCTTCGGCCTGGGGTTCCACCGCGCGGCGGGCCTGCGGGGGGCCTTCCTGTTCGACGTGGAGCGCAAGGGCTTGAGGGACGGGCTCGCGCTGCCATGGCCGTCGGGGCAGTTGCTGGACGCGGAGGCCGCGTTCGACGGGGACTGCGTGTGGCTGCTGCTCGCGGAGGAGTCCGGGGGGCGCACGGTGCACCACGCCGTGCTGCTGGGGCCAGACGGGGCGGTGCGCGCGAGCGCTCGGGCCGACGCGGGGGACGGTTCGTGGCTGGGGACGCTGCGGGGGAAGTGCGCGGTAGGGGGCGCGCTCTTTTGCGCGACGGACGCGGGGCTGACGCGCGTGGAGCACCGGCAGGGCCAGCTGGAGGCCGTGCGCGAGTTTCCGGACGCGGAGCCGTTCGTGGACGCGGGCTGCCAGTTGTTGTTGTCGCGAGAGGGATTGATGGTGGTGGGGGCCCAGGCCCTCGCCGTGTTGCGGATGACGTGAAACACGCAAGGGGGATGGACATGAAGAAGACGACCGCGAAGGAACTGCCGCTGCCCGGGTTCTACAATGCCAGCCATGCGGCGGAGTACGGCTACGGCCCCAACGCCGGGAGGCTGCAACAGGAGGCCGGCGCGTGGAAGGCGGCGCAGGGCGTGAAGGTGGCGGCGACGGACTCCTTCAACCTGCACCTGCTGCTCATCGACGTGCAGAAGGACTTCTGCTTCCCGGATGGCTCGCTGTACGTCGCGGGGCGGAGCGGGAAGGGCGCCATGGATGACAACCGCCGCATCGCGGAGTTCATCTACCGCAACCTGGGGACGCTGACGAACGTCACCGCGACGCTGGACACGCACTTCGCCTACCAGATCTTCTTCCCGTCCTTCTGGGTGGACCAGGATGACCAGCCGTTGCAGCCCCACCGGGAGGTGACGCGCGAACAGATTGAGCGCGGCCAGGCGCGGCCGAACCCCGCGGTGGCGAAGTGGCTGTGCGGCGGCAACTACCCGTGGCTGCTCAAGCAGGTGAAGTACTACTGCGAGGAGCTGGAGCGGGCGGGCAAGTACACGCTGTACCTGTGGCCGCCGCACTGCCTGCTGGGCAGCGACGGGCACGCGCTGTCAGGGGTGGTGCAGGAGGCGCGGCTGTTCCACTCGTTCGCGCGCGGCGTGCAGTCGTGGGCGGAGGTGAAGGGCGGCAACCCGCTGACGGAGAACTACTCGGTGATGCGGCCGGAGGTGCTGATGCGGCATGACGGCCAGCCGCTCGCGCAGCGCAACACGCAGTTCCTGAAGACGCTGCTCACGTCGGACGCGGTGGTGATTGGCGGGCAGGCCGCCAGCCACTGCGTGAAGAGCTCCATCGACGACCTGCTGGGAGAGATTGTCGCGCAGGACGCGGCGTTGGCCCGGAAGGTGTACCTGCTGACGGACTGCATGTCGTCGGTGACGGTGCCGGACGGCAAGGGCGGCTTCGCGGCGGACTTCACGCCGCAGGCGGACGCGGCGCTCAAGCGCTTCGCGGACGCGGGCATGCACCTGGTGAAGTCCACGGACCCGCTGGCGAGCTGGCCCGACCTGCACCTGGCGTGACGTCTGGCATTCACACGAAAGGAGACACGGACATGAGCAAGGCGAATGGTGGCGGGGTCCAGAAGCTCTTCGAGGATGCGCACGCGGAAGGGGTGCTGAGCCCCGCGGGGTTGCAGGCGCTGACGGTGGTGGACCTGGGGGCCCAGATTCAAGCGGGCCTGGGCGTGCACGTGGACGACGTGCAGGCGAGCGAGGTGGTGCTGGTGACGGTGATGCCGGATGACTCGGGGAGCATCTCGCACGCCGGGCACACGAAGACGGTGTGCGACGGGCACAACCTGGTGCTGGACGCGCTGCTGGCGAGCCAGCAGAAGGACGGCGTGCTGTTCCACACGCGCTACCTGAACGGGCACGTGCTCAATCCCTTCCGGCCGCTGGAGGACGTGGTGCGGATGCACTCCGGCAACTACTCGGCGGACCTGGGGACGCCGCTGTATGACAACGCGGTGGTGCTGCTGGGCACGGTGCTGGCGAAGGCGCAGGAGTTCAGCGGCAACGGGGTGCCGGTGCGCACGGTGACGCTGCTCATCACGGACGGCGCGGACGCGGGCTCGACGAAGGCGCGGGCGAAGGACGTGGCGGCGCTGGTGAAGGACCTGCACCGCGTGGAGAACCACATCGTGGCGGCGATGGGCATCGACGACGGGGTGACGGACTTCCGCAAGGTGTTCCAGAGCATGGGCATCGCGGACCGGTGGATCCTCACGCCGGGACAGAGCGCCCAGGAGATCCGCGCCGCGTTCCAGGTGTTCAGCCAGTCCGCGGTCCGCGTCAGCCAGGGCGCGGCCAGCTTCAGCCGCACGGCGCTGGGTGGGTTTGGACGTTAGGCGAGGAAGTCACCCGGCTGCTAACGTCGACGCACTGGCTGGAGGGGGGCTCCTGTGCATCCAGGTGCGAACGCTTGAGTGGCATGGTCGTCACGGGTCTTGGTCTGGCGAGCAGCCTGGATGACGTGGTCACCGCATGCGCAGCGGCCCGGGCCGGCATCAACCGTGCCCGGGAACTCGCGGCTTTCGGGGCCATTGACGATGACGTCGTGGAGGTCGTTCCGATTGCGGGTCATTCGTGTCACCCCCTGACGGAAGGGTTCCAGGGAGATGCGCGACGGATTCGCCTGGGGACCGCCGCTCTCGGGAATCTGCTCGCATACTCCGCGCTTCAGCCAGAGGAGCTGTCGCGGACGGCCCTCTTCCTCAACGTGGGAAGCTCCTTCCTCTCCAGGGTCGGAGAGTCCTCCGCAGGCTTCCCGGAGGGGGCGCCCCTTGAGAGCGGCCCATCTTCATCCCTGGCGGATGCGCTCTGCCAGTTTGGCGGCCTGCCCATCCCACAGGCGCTTCGCTTCGTCCTGCGGGATGACCACCACGGTGTCGCGACGGTATTGCACGACGCCTGCGAGCTGCTGCGGCGGAGAGTCGTCGAGCGCTGCCTCATCGGAGGGATTGAGTCCTTTCTTGAGCGGAAGACGCTCGAAATGCTGGCCCACCTGCGGTTGCTCAAGACGGTTGGGAACCCGGTGGGCTTCATGCCAGGGGAGGCTGCGGCATTCTTCTCTCTGGAGCGGGCCGCCCCGGCCCGTCAGCGTGGCGCACGCATTGAGGCGGAGTTGGTGACTACCGCTCTGTCCAACGAGGAGATGCACCGCTTCTCGGGCCCCTCCCACGGGAGAGGCCTTGCCGCGGCGATGGGAAATGCGTTGGAGGCCATTCGCGACAGTCACTCCGGACCCGTTCTGGTCCTCCACAACCTCAACGGGGATCCCTGGCGTGCGATGGAATGGGGCACGGCGCTCGTCAGGTTGGCGGACTGGGAGATGCTCCGCGAACCACGCGCATGGTTTCCTCCTTTGTCGTTTGGTGAGACTGGCGCCGCGACGGGGCCTCTCGCGGTGTGCATGGCGGTGCGCGCGTTTGCACGCCATTACGCGGGCTCTCCCCACGCGCTCATTGCCATGTCATCCTACGCAGGTTCCAAGGGAGCGCTGGTGCTGCGCGATCCCAGATGGGACGGACTCCAGAAGCGATAGGAACCACGACAGCAGGGGGGGCCATGGCCCAGTCCGCGGAGCACGTCACGCAGATGACGAAGAACGACCTCCATGACAAGGGGGCCTGCATTCTCCGTCATGAGTCGGCCAGGAAGAGCAGTCCGTGCGACTATCAATGGAACGGATACCAGATCAGCAAGACTGCGGCGCGCTCAGGGATGTACAACAAGCCGCTCCGCCGCGCTTGGATTGATCGCGACAAGGCGGATGGCGACATCTTCCAGGCGGCGGCGCGGAAGGAACAGCGCTCAGGAGAGACGTCAGGCGAGTTCGGCCTGCGACTGCGCGACTTCATCAAGAAGTACCGGCATAGCGTCCGCTACACCAGCAGGTCCCTGGACCACGACCCGAAGGCGTGGTTCATCGGCGAGCCCACGCACCCGAAGAATTTCGTTCCCAAGGCGCATGACCCTGAAGGGGGAATGCACCGGCCCTACTATCACAACTGGCATCACATGATTCCGAACGGGGCCATCAACGAATACGTCGGTGGTGGGTCGGACGGAGCGAAGCGTCTGTTCCTGTTGATGACGTCGCTCTACAACATGAACTGCGGCCAGAACATTGTCCTGCTTCCCAAGGAAAGCTTCGTGGGGCGGGCCCTGGGGCTGCCCATTCATTGTCCCTACGGCCAGATGAGCCACCCTGCGTACTCGAAAGCCTGTGAGAAGCATCTAAGTAGGATCGCGGGTCAACTGGACAAGGTACTTGCCTCAGGTGCACCCCACAAACTCAATGATATGAACGTTTCCCAGATCAAGAAGGCAATGAACCTCTTGTCCGACAGGCTCCTTGCCATCCTCAAGGCCATGCCGCCCGGGGGCTCGCTGGACGAACTGGACTCCATCTAGGCTCGCCGAGGATTCGAGATGCCGAACTTCAAATTCCATATCGTTACATCCCCCGACGATCCCAGATTCTGCAGCATCAAACGGAAGCCAGAAACCATCCTCAAGGCGTGGAGGTTGCGGGAGGGAGTTCTCTTTGGGGCGGATTTCCCCTCCACCGCACGCTTCGAAATGGACAAGCGCGCGGGGGAAATGGCTCCTGATCTGCTTCCGAATGTCCTGTCGCTGCTGATGATCTCCCCCCGAGTCCGCAGCTTGTTCGAAGCGGAACGGGTCTCGGATGTTGAGTACCTTCCCTTCGAACTGGCGAGCAAGAGGGGCTCCGTTGTCAGCCGGGACTATGCCGTGGCCAACCTGATTGGCAGCGTGGATTGTCTGGACGCCGCACGATCAAAGTTCGACGAAGATCCGCTTGAGCCTGGAGGTATTGCCAATCTGTACAAACTCAACCTCCATCTCGATAGGATCCCCGAGGACAAGAAGTTGTTCCGCTTGAAACAGATGATGCACGAATTCATCATCCGCTCGGATCTGCTGCAATTGCTCCGAGAGCAGGGGGTGACAGGACTCACGACGCTCGACCTCGATGCGGACATCATCCTGTGAACCCGCCAGCGTGCCTTCCATGAAGACCGATCTCGATATCACCATTGACAATCTCGCATTCGAAATCGCCCAGGGTCTCCCGCGTGCGGTTGGCGGGTTGAAGCAAGGACGACTCAACGGCGCGGTGTTGCTGAGGATCTGCCTGGACCACCGTCGGCTGGCCATCGCGCACCTGTTGGGCACTCTGGACATGAGGGCCTACTCTCAGCACCTGCAACAGAGCGCCAGGGCCTATGCGTTCATGCTCAGGCAGGCGCGGGTGGGTACGGCCGTGGATCCCTACTACCTTTGCCGGAGCAGGGCGGAGCCGTTCTGGGACGCACTCGCGGCGGGCGACTTCCCGCTGGCCGCGGAGATTGCCGCGCTCGTTCCTGCGCAGCCCCATCCGGGAATGGAGGACCCTGTCCTCTTCCTGTATTTCGACGTCATCATGGCCATGGCACGGGGCGAGGACGCGGCACGGTTGCAGGAGAAGCTCCGTGTTTTGGATGCGCAGAAGGATCCGACGCTGTCGTTCCGTTACGACGCCAGCTCGGCGCTCCTCCATGGGGACGATGCAGGGTTGGCGAAAGCCCTCGAAGGCATGGGCGGTGAGCACGCAGCCTGGTTCGCTGAGCTGGGCGAGACGGACTCGATTGCACCGGAAGACGCGCAGACCCAGACCTTCGTCTTCATGGAGGGGCTGGCGTTGGCGCGGCTTGCATCCCATCTGGGCATGCGAGAGGTCTTGCCACAGCGCTTCATTCCAGACGTGGCCCTGTCGGCGCCCCTCGCATCCTTCAACGATCCGTGGCGGACGTTGGAAGGGTGAGCACGCTCCTGGCTTCCGGGCCTCCTCCGAGCTCCGGTGGCCGGTGTCCTTCAGCGCGGGGTCATGTGAGGAAGACCTCCGCGGCGCCGGTGCGGCCCTGGGCCCGGGCCTCCCGCTGGTGGAAGGCGGTGAGCACCGGCGCCACGCCCTCCACTCCTCCGAACTGGAAGCCCAGCTGGCTGCCGTAGCAGGCACAGCCCTCCACCTTCCGCGACAGGTGCTCCGTGATGTCCACCGCCAGGGGTTGCAGGCCCTGGGGCAGGGCGGCGTCCGGGAGCGCGCCCGGCTGTCTCACGGCGTAGGGCGTGTCCCGGTAGTAGAGGACCCGGTTCCCGGGGATGCCCAGCCCCTGCACCGCTCTCACCACCTGCACGTGGTCGACGTGGCTGCCCAGCGCCTGCGGCACGAAGACCCGGTCCGGCTTCAGCTCCCAGAGCACCGGCCGCAGACACCCCCGCACCCAGGCCCCGATGACGTCGTCGCTCCGTGGCGGCTGGAACAGCTCCGCGGGGCTCGCGTAGCCCCGGTGTGGCGCCTCCTCCAGGTCGCCCCACATGCACAGGTCCACGCCCATCCGCTTCGCGAACGCCCGGTCCTCCTCGCGTCTCAGGGCCATGTAGTCCACCTCCGGCCCCAGGCCCTTCGACGTCTGGCATTGCAGCGCGAAGCCCATCGGCTCCGGCACCGACCGGGTGAAGACGGTGACGAGCGCCACCGTCCACCCCTGCTGCTTCAGCGCGGCCAGCGTCCCCCCGCAGGAGAAGGCCACGTCGTCCAGGTGCGGCGAGATGAAGAGGGCCGTGCTCATAGCAGGTGCGGCGCGGACCGGAAGCGGCACGATGGATCCGCGTGCGCCTCCGTCGTCGCCGGGTCGTAGAGGTGCGTCCACCGCGTGTCCGGCCGCGTGCCCGTCATCTGCGCGTAGATGCCCTGAATCGTGCGCCCCACGGCCTGCCACGAGTACAGCTTGCGCACCTCCTCCAGGGCCGTGGTCGCCAGGCGCTCGCGCAGGGGCGCGTCGTCCAGCATCCGGGCGATGGCGTCCGCCAGCGCGTCGCTGTCCTTGGGCGGCACCAGCAGCGCGTCCCGCCCGTCCTCCAGGCAGTCCACCACCCCCACGGCCCGGGTGGACACGATGGGCAGCCCGGAGGCCATCGCCTCCAGCAGCGTGTTGGAGAACCCTTCCGAATACGTGGGCGACACGAAGACGTCCCCGCTCCGGTACAGGTCCGGCGCCTCCGCGTAGGTGGACACCCCCACCAGCTCCACCGTGGCCCCCAGCCCCTCCGCCTCCACCCTCGCGCGCACGGCCTCCACGTCCGGCCCAATCCCAGACACGCGCAACCGCAGCCGGCGGCCCTCACCCACCAGCCGCTTCACCGCGTCCAGCAGCTCCATCACGCCTTTCCTCGCGTCCACCCGGCCGTGGTACAGCAGCACCGGCACGTTCCCCAGCGCCCCGAGCGCCCGCTCACTCCTCGGATGGAAGCGCTGCGTGTCCGTGGCCCCCGGCACGATGGTGAAGCGGCTCAGCGGGGTGCCGTGGTGCCCGTGCACCTCCTCCGCGAACGAACGGCTGCCAATCAGCAGCGCCCCGGAGTGCCCCAGCACCGCGAGCATCGCCTGCTTGTGCGTGTCACAGCACGTCCCCACCCAGTGCCCGTCGCCGCCCTGGATGGACACCACGTTGGGCAATCCCAGCCGCCTCGCCGCCTCCAGCGCCGCCAGGCCGCAGGGATAGCCATACTGCGCGTGGATGAGGTCGAAGGGCCGGCGCCGGTGCTCGCGAATCACCGTGTCCACCA
This genomic interval carries:
- a CDS encoding immunity 49 family protein, translating into MKTDLDITIDNLAFEIAQGLPRAVGGLKQGRLNGAVLLRICLDHRRLAIAHLLGTLDMRAYSQHLQQSARAYAFMLRQARVGTAVDPYYLCRSRAEPFWDALAAGDFPLAAEIAALVPAQPHPGMEDPVLFLYFDVIMAMARGEDAARLQEKLRVLDAQKDPTLSFRYDASSALLHGDDAGLAKALEGMGGEHAAWFAELGETDSIAPEDAQTQTFVFMEGLALARLASHLGMREVLPQRFIPDVALSAPLASFNDPWRTLEG
- a CDS encoding AHH domain-containing protein, producing the protein MAQSAEHVTQMTKNDLHDKGACILRHESARKSSPCDYQWNGYQISKTAARSGMYNKPLRRAWIDRDKADGDIFQAAARKEQRSGETSGEFGLRLRDFIKKYRHSVRYTSRSLDHDPKAWFIGEPTHPKNFVPKAHDPEGGMHRPYYHNWHHMIPNGAINEYVGGGSDGAKRLFLLMTSLYNMNCGQNIVLLPKESFVGRALGLPIHCPYGQMSHPAYSKACEKHLSRIAGQLDKVLASGAPHKLNDMNVSQIKKAMNLLSDRLLAILKAMPPGGSLDELDSI
- a CDS encoding imm11 family protein, producing MPNFKFHIVTSPDDPRFCSIKRKPETILKAWRLREGVLFGADFPSTARFEMDKRAGEMAPDLLPNVLSLLMISPRVRSLFEAERVSDVEYLPFELASKRGSVVSRDYAVANLIGSVDCLDAARSKFDEDPLEPGGIANLYKLNLHLDRIPEDKKLFRLKQMMHEFIIRSDLLQLLREQGVTGLTTLDLDADIIL
- a CDS encoding protein phosphatase 2C domain-containing protein, which produces MSTLPFDVAVGSVQGREHARSGRNNQDALCVRESEHGLVALVADGCGSQPCSELGAQLGVRRLAQAAQARLARGEAVDGEGFLPGLRDDLLGLLEGLGAALGRDVLGDFLFTIVGAVVTPAHTLVFSSGDGVWMLNGAVHALGPFPGNAPPYLAYALLRGEDVPLVSRALVPTDDVHALLLGTDGVGDLMALAAARLPERDEPVGPLSRFWTEDRYFTNPDAVRRRLAQLNREAVRADFTERRLLRTPGLLSDDTTLVVLRRRMGRA
- a CDS encoding PIG-L deacetylase family protein, with translation MSTALFISPHLDDVAFSCGGTLAALKQQGWTVALVTVFTRSVPEPMGFALQCQTSKGLGPEVDYMALRREEDRAFAKRMGVDLCMWGDLEEAPHRGYASPAELFQPPRSDDVIGAWVRGCLRPVLWELKPDRVFVPQALGSHVDHVQVVRAVQGLGIPGNRVLYYRDTPYAVRQPGALPDAALPQGLQPLAVDITEHLSRKVEGCACYGSQLGFQFGGVEGVAPVLTAFHQREARAQGRTGAAEVFLT
- a CDS encoding glycosyltransferase family 4 protein; this translates as MNELNRLRICFISRRFFPAISGMSVYALNLVRELVACGHDVTMVSQYRNDPAGMAVYGGGPPPGIPGAHVLGCESLGEQRINHGQPASFEQDVEGLVDTVIREHRRRPFDLIHAQYGYPCGLAALEAARRLGLPNVVSIQGGDGHWVGTCCDTHKQAMLAVLGHSGALLIGSRSFAEEVHGHHGTPLSRFTIVPGATDTQRFHPRSERALGALGNVPVLLYHGRVDARKGVMELLDAVKRLVGEGRRLRLRVSGIGPDVEAVRARVEAEGLGATVELVGVSTYAEAPDLYRSGDVFVSPTYSEGFSNTLLEAMASGLPIVSTRAVGVVDCLEDGRDALLVPPKDSDALADAIARMLDDAPLRERLATTALEEVRKLYSWQAVGRTIQGIYAQMTGTRPDTRWTHLYDPATTEAHADPSCRFRSAPHLL
- a CDS encoding nicotinamidase, coding for MKKTTAKELPLPGFYNASHAAEYGYGPNAGRLQQEAGAWKAAQGVKVAATDSFNLHLLLIDVQKDFCFPDGSLYVAGRSGKGAMDDNRRIAEFIYRNLGTLTNVTATLDTHFAYQIFFPSFWVDQDDQPLQPHREVTREQIERGQARPNPAVAKWLCGGNYPWLLKQVKYYCEELERAGKYTLYLWPPHCLLGSDGHALSGVVQEARLFHSFARGVQSWAEVKGGNPLTENYSVMRPEVLMRHDGQPLAQRNTQFLKTLLTSDAVVIGGQAASHCVKSSIDDLLGEIVAQDAALARKVYLLTDCMSSVTVPDGKGGFAADFTPQADAALKRFADAGMHLVKSTDPLASWPDLHLA